A genomic region of Glycine max cultivar Williams 82 chromosome 15, Glycine_max_v4.0, whole genome shotgun sequence contains the following coding sequences:
- the LOC100814577 gene encoding protein CASC3, with translation MPRRRSWHSSPPLLSPPLLIILFPIVILTLLFLAVPPILSAVTRLLRSASSDVKTSWDSLNILLVVFAILCGVFARRNNDDEQTPNNHVHQHDDDAVSDRNAAFRRLHSEGQSQWFGFAEERKVYGNDTPLNQLQSLDTGGNRLRMRRNSSSYPDLRQWETGDDRYKFRFYDDFEIDKPFRSPAREHFPAVEHRKRWPESPQPQQHQHQYQQQEDQVKDIPVDTFEIRPSPPPVKSTSPPPPPPPPPPPPESARHNTRRTHRKVERERESEITVELDDHEFTTIRSPPPAPPTPPQPPSVKTRSERKSDRRKSTVKREMAMIWASVLSNQRKKKKKQKTKNNENQDPQYDDNADELTNNTTVPPPPPPPPPLPSVFHSLFRKGLGKSKKIHSVSAPPPPPPPPPSKRKSQTPPPPEPPQRRNSGRPPLPNRTVTFNDETLNAGNQSPLIPVPPPPPPFKMKAMKFVVRGDFVKIRSNQSSRCSSPEREDIINASETTINNDAVTDAVNDTVNDSVMDPNVFCPSPDVNAKAATFIARLRGEWRLEKLNSLKEKDNNGSLPCSL, from the coding sequence atgccCCGCCGTCGTTCCTGGCACTCTTCGCCACCCTTACTGAGCCCTCCGCTACTTATCATTCTCTTCCCCATTGTGATCCTCACGCTCCTCTTCCTCGCCGTGCCGCCGATCCTCTCCGCCGTCACGCGCCTCCTCCGCTCGGCATCCTCCGACGTCAAGACCAGCTGGGACTCCCTCAACATCCTCCTCGTCGTTTTCGCCATCCTATGCGGCGTGTTCGCCAGACGAAACAACGACGACGAACAGACCCCGAATAACCACGTGCACCAGCACGACGACGATGCCGTTTCGGATCGAAACGCTGCGTTTCGTCGTTTGCATTCGGAGGGACAATCGCAGTGGTTCGGGTTCGCAGAAGAAAGAAAGGTGTATGGTAACGATACACCTCTTAACCAGTTGCAGTCACTGGATACCGGGGGAAACCGGTTGAGGATGAGACGAAACAGCAGCTCTTATCCAGATCTGCGCCAGTGGGAAACTGGCGATGACCGGTACAAGTTCCGCTTCTACGACGATTTCGAAATTGACAAGCCGTTCCGCTCGCCGGCTAGGGAGCACTTCCCCGCCGTCGAACACCGCAAACGGTGGCCGGAATCACCACAACCacaacaacatcaacatcaatatCAACAACAAGAAGATCAAGTTAAGGACATTCCGGTTGATACCTTCGAAATTCGTCCTTCTCCGCCGCCGGTGAAGTCAACTTCACCACCTccgccgccaccaccacctcctcctCCGCCAGAATCTGCTCGACACAATACGCGACGGACGCATCGGAAAGTAGAGAGAGAGCGAGAGAGTGAGATAACTGTTGAGCTCGACGATCACGAGTTCACGACGATCCGCTCTCCGCCGCCGGCTCCTCCGACGCCGCCGCAGCCTCCGTCGGTGAAGACACGATCGGAGCGCAAGAGTGATCGAAGGAAGAGCACCGTGAAGAGAGAGATGGCGATGATTTGGGCTTCAGTTCTCTCCAatcagagaaagaaaaagaagaaacaaaagacaAAGAATAATGAAAATCAGGATCCGCAATACGATGATAATGCCGATGAATTAACGAATAACACGACAGTGCCACCACCTCCACCGCCACCTCCGCCTCTGCCTTCAGTGTTTCACAGTCTATTCCGAAAAGGACTAGGCAAGAGCAAGAAAATCCACTCGGTGTCGGCGCCACCTCCGCCGCCGCCTCCTCCGCCGTCTAAACGCAAGAGCCAGACCCCTCCACCGCCGGAGCCTCCTCAGCGGAGAAACTCCGGCCGTCCACCTCTCCCTAACAGAACGGTCACCTTCAACGACGAGACTCTAAACGCCGGCAACCAGTCGCCGTTAATTCCAGTTCCACCGCCGCCGCCACCGTTTAAGATGAAGGCGATGAAGTTCGTAGTTCGCGGAGATTTCGTTAAGATACGTAGCAACCAAAGCTCGCGGTGTAGCTCTCCAGAACGCGAGGACATTATTAATGCGTCGGAAACTACAATCAATAACGACGCCGTTACTGACGCCGTCAATGACACCGTTAACGACAGCGTTATGGATCCCAACGTTTTCTGTCCCAGCCCCGATGTGAATGCGAAAGCCGCAACGTTCATTGCTCGGCTCAGGGGAGAATGGAGGCTCGAAAAGCTTAACTCGTTGAAGGAGAAAGACAATAATGGTTCATTGCCTTGTAGCTTGTAA